The genomic segment GCCAGCGGGAAGGTTTGTTCGAACCAATTAGCTCTCGTGATTATTAGCGTTAGCCGAGCTAGCATTGCCTGTCACGACAGTCGGTCCGCGCACATAACAAAAACACCAAATCGAAACTAAACATGTAGTAcgtacaaaaacaaaaccctTCAAACATCAACATAGTTTACGAGTGGCTAGCACATGTGCCGCCTCACAGTTCTTAGGATCGGCCTTCCTATTTAGTGTCTCTTCTTGTTGAATGATGCGTTCCTTTGAAAATGTTTCTTTCTGCGGTGGCGTGCCAGTCGACGGTGTGTGCCAAGATCATGGAGCTGCTGGGCCAGAACAAGGTGGACCGCCACCAGAGGAAGGTGGCCATCATCAGCCAGGACTGCTTCTATCGTGTGCTCACTGCCGAGCAGAAGGCCAAAGCTCTCAAGGGCCAGTACAACTTTGACCACCCAGGTAGATTGCCTCTATGTGGTCAGTCACCCACCATGCGTCAGGGCATTGGATATTGAATTATTTGAGGAAACACGTCACTTTGCAACTCTTGCTGGGTCTCGCAGAAGCCTTCGACAACGAGCTGATGTACAAAACCCTGAAGGACATCGTGGAGGGCAGAGTGGTTCAAGTCCCCACATACGACTTTGTCACCCATTCCAGGTGAGATATTGGACTTTCCGTCAAAAGAAAAAAGGTCCAGGGCGAAGGAGGCCATTATTTGAGGATAAGCGCAAAGGAGGTGGCAACAGGTTTTTGCTTCCTATGCGTTCAGGTTGGACGAGAGGATCACGGTTTACCCGGCCGACGTGGTCCTCCTGGAAGGCATCCTGGTCTTCTACCCGCAGAAAGTGCGAGACATGTTCCACATGAAGCTCTTCGTGGACACCGACTCGGACGTGCGGCTGTCTCGCAGAGGTACGGGCCACGCTTTGGATTACTTTGGCGGTTCCTTGCCGAGCTGAACGTTTTGCTTCGTCAGTGCTACGGGACATGACCCGAGGCCGGGACCTGGAGCAGATCCTGTCGCAGTACACCACCTTTGTCAAGCCCGCCTTTGAGGAGTTCTGCCTGCCTGTAAGCGTGAGCGTTTTATCAAACAGGTTCCTCCCTTCTATTCTTGAAGGCGGttttctccccctccctctaCTTGCTTTGTTTTAGACCAAGAAGTACGTGGACGTGATCATTCCCAGGGGAGTTGACAACATGGGTGAGGCTCATTTCTCTTTTTAAATCGCAAACTCCTGAGCACTCATTCTATTCAATCTAATAACACCTAGCTACACACAGCATCTCCAGCTTACCTTTTGTTTGTGTGCTTCCAGTGGCCATCAACCTGATCGTGCAGCACATCCAGGACATCCTCAACGGCGACATCTGCAAATGGCAGCGGGGGCCCGTCAACGGGCAGGGCCACGGCCAGGGCCGCCCCTTGAAGCGGGCCATGGCGGGCGAGTGCCACCTGCAGAGCGCCAACCCGCCTGGAAAGCGGGCCCTGCTGGAGCCCAGCACTCGGCCACACTAGTGGCCAGCACGATTTCCAGAGACCTTTATCTGATTTTGGAATTTGCTGTTACACAGGCAAAGTTGTATTGGATAACACTCATTTGAAAAATGTTCCAAAGTGGAAACTTTCAATGAGAATCTTGTGGAAATGTAATCAGATTGTAATGTAAATATCAACATCTCGTTTCTCCTAAACAGTCACGTTGTGCTGCTTTTCCTGGTGTGCgcaccttggccaccagggggcagtagaaGACAGGTTTCCCATTGTGCTTTATTCCCATTGAAAGTTTCCAACTTTCAAAAAACGTTGCAAGCATACatacggtcggtcggtcggtcttgTTGTTAGACTACTAAGCTGATTTAACGATTTCTTTTGCACTGATTGTGACCCATCTTGTTAATATATTTCAAGTTTGAACCcagtgagatgttttttttccactggagATTATTCAATGCCTTAAACACTTTCCATGTAACAGGAATGTTTTTTGTGTATGAATAATATATGATGACGATGATAAAGTGTTCATGTATAGAAacagctgttttgtttttattgacggCACAGTGTGACGCATTGCTTCTGACTGCTCtcccaaagaaaagaaaatcatttACACATTGGAATGACAAATGAGCTCACCCCCCATCCTGAACATGACGtgattgtatcttttttttttttttacttttacatatGACCACAGCACACCATGACGTAACAGATCACAGCATCTTGAGTCATTTCTCTTTCTCCTTGTTTTTTCGTGCGTACGGCACTTGAAGGAGCGACGTCCGAGTTCTCCCGGTACGCGCAAACGTCCTTTTCAAGAACAAAAGGAGCGGCGTGTGTATAAAATACATTTCATGACCACGCGTGATTCTTCCACAAGCTAAGGAGCAAACCTACCCCTCGGCAGCAGGAGGCGCTGCTGCTTTGAGGGGAGCGGCGTGCTCGACTTGAGGCGACCAACTCGACGACACGTGATAAACACACCTACATcaatatatacacacactacTTCCAAAAAGGAAGGGACTCTCAGCTTTGGATGCAATCTTCTCACATTTTTGCGAGTAGTGCGTGTATATCGTCGCTGTTGGGCGGAAGCCCCGCCATGACCAAATATGGTCAATTTCAATTTTTCACATAACGACACGATTGGTCTTTCCCcgcaacttttattttacatgTAGCCCAATAAAACTAGAGAGTAAATTTGTTTTTGTGAACGCTTCTTTGTTCTGCAGGAGCTGGGCAGCATTATGTTGCCTCAAGATCCGaaatctggattttttttttttttaagacaataACGACGCAAAATAGGTTATATACATTTGAGTAAGCCGGTTctgtatataataaaaaaaaatactgcaatgACTCAGTCATATTTCATTTCATCAAAGTTTGGCATGATAATGTAATCAATCGCTTTTGGGAAGTCAGCAGACTTTGTCACGGACGGAGCGTAATATATATCTTTTTTGATTTTAGCACGTGAACAATTGTTCGTACACGATTTTGGTGGTGCTGTGGTGTGTTGATGTATGATAGCGGTAGAACTTGAACAATATGGCGTTAAAGTGGAACTCAAGGTAAAAAAACGTCTTTGCATGGCGTTGAGGGAATGAATCAGAATTAGGCAGATCACAACATCCATCTGGCATTTTGTCCGACACGGCCCTCCGCCATGCGTCAACCCAAATCAACATCCAAGTGCCCTCGGGCTCCCATCGCCGACGTCACACGGGCAAACCTAGAAAACCGGTGAGCCGTGGCGATGCGTGCGAGCCCGAGGGGCGCGTGGACATCAATGTCGGTGGCCAGCAGGGGGCACTGTCGCACATAAtgacagcaccctgagactgatgCCTCAAGATCCCCTTGAAGTAACTGGTGATTTTGCAGGTGCCAGGATTTTGCCCGACAGCGACGACATAGAAGAATACAAAAATGTTGAAAAAGTTGAAAGCGTAATGGACCTTCTCACCTCGCTGTCTGTCACAcactcggccggccggccgtctcCACTCGACAAGAGGGCGGATATTTGGTTTTCCCGCCGCGGTGTGTCCGCTCGCTCCCGGTTAGTAAGAAGTCTCCGAGCCTGGTACGGATCCTTGTAAACCTCACTCGCGCTTCCGATAATCGCTCTCCTGCAACGGATCTCCCGTTAGctcccgccaaaattcaaagcgTCCATTTGGCGGGTCTATTAAAGTGGGGTTAGTGTCATTGAAGCACAGTTGGAGGTCAAgtcttttgttttttgcggtGCTGGGGGGGGGAGGCCGCGGCCGCGCTTAAGTCTTCTCATCCCGCTCCGTCTTGCGCCGGGCGATGTTCCGCGGCTTGATCTTCAACGACAGCTCCCACAGCGCCTCCTCGGCCAGGTGGTCGCTGAAGTCGTTGAAGAAGGAGACGATGTCGTCGTTGCGTTTCAGCTCGTAGTGCCTgcaaacacatttgttttttttacaattttgcaGTTTACGGGCAAGTCGGAAATTTGCGCCCATTGTTTGCAAATAGCGATTGGTTACGCACACTTGCTGGAAGCGGCGCATGCTGTCCAAGATGTTGAATTGCTGCCATCGCTTGGAGAAGTTGACTTTGCCGTCGATGAGGTCTGGGTTGCCCAGGTGGACGAAGGTCAGGTCCTGCAAGATCAGACCCCTGCAGGGCGGCAGGAgaggccagaaaaaaaaaaaaaagttttaaatacCATTTGAGGTGACAAGCCACGCgctgcgctgcactgcgctgcactTACAAGTACGGGATGCAGGGAGGCTCCACTTCAGCCAGAGCGGCCCGGTACGCCCGGAAGGACGACGAGCTGTCAATCAACGTGCAATATTCCTCCAATCCCTGATGGAAAGATTGAAAACAAGagatattatttattcatgatAATCACGAGCCACCCGACTCGATGCGCTCACCTCCGACGTTTGCTTCTGCCACTCCAATCTCCGGATGGGGGCGGAGTCCAGGGCGGAGAGGATGGCCAGGTACGAGTTGAAGTTGTTCAACTTTCTTAAGTGCTGTCGAAGGAAAGGATCATGAAACCGAAGGACTATAAAGTTGGATTTTCTCTGTGGGCGTGCGAGGAGCCACCTTCATGATCTTGATGAACTTGAGCAGCAGCTTCTCTCGATCCTGGGCTTTTTCTTGCTGAATGATTAATGAGCGCACCCTGGTGGACGCAGACGGTTAAAACAGGAAGCAGGCAATGGGAGCTCGCTTCCTGACATTTGAGTTTGAGTTTTTTACTCACCAATAGCTCATGTTGTTAAAGTGCTCTGTGAACTGCGTCAAGTTGGGACTCTTTTCTTCGTTTTGCTCTTTGGCCCAAAGCAACACCTCGGGAATCTGAcgcagacaaaaaataaaagttgtCAATGACAGACCAAAGGGTTGGTCAACTGCAGAGGCATGAGCTGCCCTACCTCAATTTTGTAGAAGAGCTCGGCGTCGAGAAGCGTGAGCTGGTCCGCGATCTCGTGACTGCGGAAATCGTGCAGCGTTCCGGGCCTGGCGGGACGACGCCGACACGCTTGTTTAGAAGAGCGTTTTGGATGCCCGCCGAAAGGTCAGATCCATCAGACGTACCTGGCCGAGACGCCGCGGGCGGCCAGCGGCTTGAGCGAGTTggtgtagcgcagcagcttcttCTGCTCCACCTTGTCCAGGATGTTCTTGCGCAGGACGCGGGCCAGGCTGAGCTCCCCGTTGCAGACCAGCGTGAAGACCAGGTCCATCAGCTGCTTGAGGATGTCCTCTGTCAGCTCCACCAGGCTGCGAGCGCAGAGCCGGCCGGCGTCAGGGTACCGCTTATCTCATTTGATCCTTTTCGGAGGCGCAATGACTCACCAGAGCTCGTCCACCACGCGCACCAACACAAAGAAGGTGTTCTTGCTGACTCGCTTCTTGAACGTGTCTGGACTGTGGCAAAAACTTGTATATGTGCTTGGTGGTCAAGGAACATCAGAACGAATGCTGGCAGATTCTTTTGAGCACGCGTGCCCACCCACGCAAAGGTGGCAAAGAGTGAGAGGATATCTGTAGTGTAGCTTCTTAATGAGGTCCTCGGGGGATATAAACGTCCTATATGTAGTCAAAAAGGCTTCACAGTACAAAACCAGAtctgtgagggagggaggggaggggagagggagGGGTTAGTcacggagcgagcgagcgccaaCGACATGACAACCTGTGAGGATCGGTCTTTCTTTACCTTTGCGGTCCGTCTCTGTGGCGTGGACTAATAAAATGTCTCCCGATCCAGCGCGCACATCCGGCCCGTCGTCTTTCTGGGGGGACATTTAGATTTGGGGCTACATTAAGACAAAAGCAGTGCTTGGCCACCATCTTGTAGCTGAGGATTCACAAAAGTAGGGCTTTGCTGACATCCTGACACGGGCAAGTTTTATTTGTACAAAAGGAGTGCTTTGCCACCGTCTGAAACTTATCTTTAtacctgtcaaaaaaaaatgtaaacacagtatttattatttttcataaACTAGAATAACCTTGTCACTGACTCACAGTGACCTTTGCCCCCCACAGAACTAAGGGGGCAAAATCAAGCTGGCGTTGCAGTGGCATGCGCTTCCGTTGCAGACTGGTGGCtaaaaacagaaaagaaaaaactggTTTCGGTCgtcttacttcctgttttagtgTTATCCTGCTCATGATCTCCTTGTGATCGATGAGCGACAGCTCGTCCACGTTCTCCTCGCTCTCCTCTGTTGACTCCTGcctcctgaaaaacaaaaattgttgTCATCATCATTCACTTGGTCTCAAAACTATTCCTGTAATAATTGGATGTAGTACCACAGGAAAGTAATGAGCAGACATTATGACATTGACTTCATTTCTTTTCCAAGCCGAAAAACGCCTTACCTTTCCAGTTTCACGGCCTCTTTGCTATTGGTGGAAGGCGTCGGAGGGGCGGGGTCTTGGAGCACGCCGTCGCCCGTGACCGTTTCCTGATTGGAAGGCAAACAGATGCTCAAACTGGGCCGTTTGAAAGCTTTGTGGAAAGGCTGCAATTTGCCAAGCGAGAcaaaccgccgccgccgccgccaccgccgccgttcGCCCGACGACAAACACCCAACACAGCACGACATGCTACAGTACACGCCGTACCCCAAACGTCCAAGGGAACGAGGACAACCACGCACAGTGCACCCACATGCACAAGCACTTGACAAGGAGAGGGGGACAAACCGGACACGTTAGGAGGTGTTAGCTTGGAGGCTAGCGACATTAGCAGCAAAGGCGGAAAAGCCGAGCGGCCTCGGAGGAAAGCGCGCAAGCCGGTCCGTGAGCAAGCCATGCTCGGCGCATTTTGGCTTTGCATCCCCAAGTGGTCTGCACCTGGTGGCGACCTCATCGCTACTACTTACTCTGAGGGAGAGAGGCAGCTCGCCATTGGCCCGGCTGGACGAGTACAAGTTGACGTACTCGCCCTCCCCACCCTCGTCATTTGCGCTCTCGCTCTAcgggaagggggaaaaaaccgAGACGTGAGGCAGCGTGAAAGGGCTgtgagggaggggcgggggggccCTGGCTCAGCATCATCACGACCAGCGGGTGCCACGAGAGTTCATGCAGAGTCAGAAGTCATGCTCCCCTGAGATCTTTGATGGGCAGGCTGTGTTAGATGATCACGACAAGATTCCAGCGGGTCAAGCCGTCATCgccaattgctttttttttttctttttcctgccCTCCTTTTACTTCTACGTAAGAATCGAACAAGCCCGTCCCGCCCGTTCAATGTCCACAACAACGCGTCCGACATCCGTGCTCACCGCCTGGAGCGAGTCACCGAGGAACGACTcggagggaggccgggccgccgTCGAGGCGGACGGGGAGCCCGCGGGCCCGGGTCCTCCCCCCCTGCCGTCGGGAACGGTGGCGCTGGTCAAGGCGGCCTGGTCCACGCTCTGGGGCCAGGGGGGGTCGCCGGAAAGCGCGGAAGCATGAAAAGAGCAAGAGGAGGAGAAgcaagaagaaaacaaagagcCAAAAAGATCAGGTCGCTTTAAGGAGGAAACAGAAGCGAGCGCCACAGGCGGAGGAACGGCCTCGACCCGGACGAGAACGCAAAGGTATCGCACAGCAATGACGACGTGCAAGACAAACATCTCCTCAATTCCAACTTGCAATTTGCCAGTGTCGTCAGCAGGGGGTGCTGCGGGCTTTAACGGCTTTGTGCGTGTTGGCAAAGGTCAACTGCAATTTGACGATCCCAATGATTACGGAGGCTGATGTTTTGGTGCTTTTGTCAAAGGCGTGTCTTAGCCGTTTGGCAAAAAGTGACGCTGTACCTTTAAGAACAAATGTGTGCGCGCTCAAAACTAAACGTGTGATGTCTGTCTACTCGCACAAGCGGAAACCTGTGTGAACATGTTGCACATACCAGCTGTGTTTCAACACATaccagcacgcacgcacgcacacacacacacacagacaaatgcACAGAGACAGGCGTGCAGAAATATTCTTCGGAAAATGCTGCTCTGCTCTTTAGACTAGCTCAAGATGAAACGTGAACCAACGCTACTTTGAGGTAACACAGAGCAGCAACACATACGCAATCATCgcaggcaagaaaaaaaaaaaaactggcggGTCACTCCAAATGATGTTATGAGACAC from the Syngnathus scovelli strain Florida chromosome 13, RoL_Ssco_1.2, whole genome shotgun sequence genome contains:
- the uck1 gene encoding uridine-cytidine kinase 1, translating into MEVLAAGEEAEERPHHRPFLIGVSGGTASGKSTVCAKIMELLGQNKVDRHQRKVAIISQDCFYRVLTAEQKAKALKGQYNFDHPEAFDNELMYKTLKDIVEGRVVQVPTYDFVTHSRLDERITVYPADVVLLEGILVFYPQKVRDMFHMKLFVDTDSDVRLSRRVLRDMTRGRDLEQILSQYTTFVKPAFEEFCLPTKKYVDVIIPRGVDNMVAINLIVQHIQDILNGDICKWQRGPVNGQGHGQGRPLKRAMAGECHLQSANPPGKRALLEPSTRPH